The Amblyomma americanum isolate KBUSLIRL-KWMA chromosome 3, ASM5285725v1, whole genome shotgun sequence genome window below encodes:
- the LOC144125353 gene encoding transcription initiation factor TFIID subunit 9-like isoform X2, with the protein MAAPKSTPKDAQVMSAILKDMGIGEYEPRVINQMLEFTYRYVTNILDDARLFSAHAKKRAVDVDDVRLAIQMQADKSFTSPPPRDLLMEIARQKNSTPLPLIKANAGPRLPPDRYSLTACNYRLKSAKKPRIQVGLPPQLGLTSMQGNSVAGLPKVAPALSLSSKTGATLAVVSKPASAPTVTIVSRPTTANKTHPTPIIKLSQRPPLTVSAPVSSSAVPTPIVQVSAAPQPVLPAATTAATVATTPETVTTTAAVTATTTEPASQPPMPQPIINIKSEPSTELNEKKRKREEDDEYDANQ; encoded by the exons ATGGCGGCTCCAAAGAGCACACCGAAAGATGCTCAGGTCATGAGCGCAATACTAAAGGACATGGGCATTGGCGAATACGAACCTAGAGTCATAAACCAAATGCTGGAATTCACATACC GTTATGTCACGAACATCCTGGACGACGCCAGGCTATTTTCAGCTCATGCTAAGAAGAGAGCTGTTGACGTTGACGACGTGCGCTTGGCTATTCAAATGCAAGCGGACAAGAGTTTCACATCGCCGCCGCCCAGAGAC CTGCTGATGGAAATCGCGCGCCAGAAAAACAGTACGCCACTGCCACTCATTAAAGCCAATGCTGGTCCCCGTCTGCCTCCAGATAGGTACAGCCTGACCGCTTGTAACTACCGGCTGAAATCGGCGAAGAAG CCAAGGATCCAGGTTGGCCTGCCGCCACAGCTTGGACTAACTTCTATGCAAGGAAACAGTGTTGCAG GCCTACCGAAAGTTGCACCAGCACTGAGCCTGAGCAGCAAGACTGGTGCCACACTGGCTGTGGTCAGCAAGCCAGCATCTGCGCCAACGGTAACAATTGTGTCCCGTCCCACCACAGCCAACAAGACGCATCCGACTCCCATTATCAAACTCTCTCAAC GTCCGCCTCTCACTGTAAGTGCACCAGTGTCGTCGTCTGCAGTACCCACACCGATTGTGCAAGTAAGCGCTGCTCCACAGCCTGTGCTTCCAGCTGCCACAACAGCTGCAACAGTGGCCACAACGCCCGAAACTGTCACTACCACAGCTGCCGTCACTGCCACTACCACAGAGCCTGCATCTCAGCCACCTATGCCTCAGCCAATCATCAATATTAAAAGTGAGCCATCCACTGAACTCAATGAGAAGAAAAGGAAACGTGAAGAGGATGATGAATATGATGCAAACCAATAA
- the LOC144125353 gene encoding transcription initiation factor TFIID subunit 9B-like isoform X1, with amino-acid sequence MAAPKSTPKDAQVMSAILKDMGIGEYEPRVINQMLEFTYRYVTNILDDARLFSAHAKKRAVDVDDVRLAIQMQADKSFTSPPPRDLLMEIARQKNSTPLPLIKANAGPRLPPDRYSLTACNYRLKSAKKPRIQVGLPPQLGLTSMQGNSVAVNGMPRTPHVFLTGLPKVAPALSLSSKTGATLAVVSKPASAPTVTIVSRPTTANKTHPTPIIKLSQRPPLTVSAPVSSSAVPTPIVQVSAAPQPVLPAATTAATVATTPETVTTTAAVTATTTEPASQPPMPQPIINIKSEPSTELNEKKRKREEDDEYDANQ; translated from the exons ATGGCGGCTCCAAAGAGCACACCGAAAGATGCTCAGGTCATGAGCGCAATACTAAAGGACATGGGCATTGGCGAATACGAACCTAGAGTCATAAACCAAATGCTGGAATTCACATACC GTTATGTCACGAACATCCTGGACGACGCCAGGCTATTTTCAGCTCATGCTAAGAAGAGAGCTGTTGACGTTGACGACGTGCGCTTGGCTATTCAAATGCAAGCGGACAAGAGTTTCACATCGCCGCCGCCCAGAGAC CTGCTGATGGAAATCGCGCGCCAGAAAAACAGTACGCCACTGCCACTCATTAAAGCCAATGCTGGTCCCCGTCTGCCTCCAGATAGGTACAGCCTGACCGCTTGTAACTACCGGCTGAAATCGGCGAAGAAG CCAAGGATCCAGGTTGGCCTGCCGCCACAGCTTGGACTAACTTCTATGCAAGGAAACAGTGTTGCAG TAAATGGCATGCCAAGGACGCCTCATGTCTTTCTTACAGGCCTACCGAAAGTTGCACCAGCACTGAGCCTGAGCAGCAAGACTGGTGCCACACTGGCTGTGGTCAGCAAGCCAGCATCTGCGCCAACGGTAACAATTGTGTCCCGTCCCACCACAGCCAACAAGACGCATCCGACTCCCATTATCAAACTCTCTCAAC GTCCGCCTCTCACTGTAAGTGCACCAGTGTCGTCGTCTGCAGTACCCACACCGATTGTGCAAGTAAGCGCTGCTCCACAGCCTGTGCTTCCAGCTGCCACAACAGCTGCAACAGTGGCCACAACGCCCGAAACTGTCACTACCACAGCTGCCGTCACTGCCACTACCACAGAGCCTGCATCTCAGCCACCTATGCCTCAGCCAATCATCAATATTAAAAGTGAGCCATCCACTGAACTCAATGAGAAGAAAAGGAAACGTGAAGAGGATGATGAATATGATGCAAACCAATAA